The sequence below is a genomic window from Cygnus atratus isolate AKBS03 ecotype Queensland, Australia chromosome 4, CAtr_DNAZoo_HiC_assembly, whole genome shotgun sequence.
aattaaaacaaattacctgagggaacagcatggagctgggacaggagagggtcaggctgggtgttagggaaaggttctgcacccagagggtggtcgggcactgggacaggctccccagggcagtggtcacagcaccgagcctgatggaattcaagaagcatttggacaatgctctcagacacgtggtctgatttttggtgGTCCTCTGGGGACCCAGGATTTGGACTCAATGAACCTTGTGGGTACTTTCCAACTCAGGAttttctatgattccatgattcaCAGGAAGAATGTATATGCAAAGACTGGAGCAATTTAGACTGCTTTTAGAAAATCTAGTTAAGCAATGCACACAGAGTTTTTTTGTAGATCAGGCTCATTAAGAACTAAATCCTGGAATAGCAGTGGCATTCCAGCAGTCCCATAAAGACAGTTTTCCTGGGTTTGAAAACACCTTGCACCTTTCCAAAAGCCCATGTTCTCACTTTTCCATTACCAACTTTTTATATTGCAAGCCAGTCTTAAGATGAGCACGCATCTTATTTACAAAAAGTGTAATGAAGATGAAGACCAGATACAAAGCATTTGGCTCAATTGATCAGCACTTGCAATCCCAGACACCAAACTTATAATATAACATCCTTTGAAACAGAGAGATTTAAAATTCTGCTGGGGAACAGCTGCAGGTTCCCACAAGTGGATTCTCACCACCCTAAAGGAGACAATTTCACATTGCTTTGCATGTGATGACATTCAGGGAAGCCCTGTACCTACAGTGCAATCAGAGAAATCTCCCACCCCATCAGACAACTCTGCTGGCATTCCTAAATTTCAAGCTAACAAAGACTTTTGTAGTGACCAGAATAGGTGAGGGAACCAGAATAGATGTCTAGAGTGTGTTCCCTCCATGCTAGACATGATTTATTGGACCTTGAATTCTCTGCCACGTATCATATTGATGACCCCTGTAGTCACCTACCTCTcaatttttccagctttccatGTACTTCCCAGCTTCAGCTTTGCTCCAAGGTTCCAGCGCCATTTGATAGCATGCTGGCCAAAATGTAGCACAACAGCAGCCCAAGTTATCACATACATTATATTACTAAATTAATGGctcaaaaataagatttatttcttatatCAAACTCTTACACATATCCATCATGCCTGCTTAGTTTGCCTTTCTCTATCTTTAATGTCTGGAGGCTTTTTCCCCATAactgagtttttattttgaatgcaaGCCAAGTAAAGTAGATTTTAATATCTTCTTAGTATTTGTGGTTCAGTGTGagatttgtatttgtttctcgGTGAGATAAGCTTTCACACCATCTGTGTTGGAGAACTGTCACGTGAAATGACTCATCACAAGATAAGTTCAGAAATACAGATACTTCTCTGAATCACTGCTGTTGAATTTAAATCAACAGCAAGCAAAAAAGCAACTTGGTAGTGTTGGCCCAATCTTGTTATTTCATAGCTCAGCTGGATCCTGCACTACAAAATCTTCAGTAGTGCTTTGCCTAACCTTGACAGTCACTCTCctgggaaagagaaagcagggaagaaaaagaaaaataagcctcTACTGAAAAGTCTCCCTGCATAAAGAATTCAGGATATCTAGGGGCACATTCAGGCTTCGGAGCAGGAGGATaggaaataagaaatgcaaTACTTGATTTCTACACTACAGCTGCCTTCTTGCATTGTGATCTGGTTACCTCCTTAAccttacttttcttctttttagacCATGTCTATAACATCTCCCTACAGAAATACTGTGAAACTCTTAAGTGCTCTAATAATGCTTTCCCTCCAAGGGTGAGAATGGTAAAAGTGCAACTGTTACAGACTCCCACTGTTAAGGGCTgtgattaaattttatttttcctctctccaagCTATCCCATTTGGAAAAATCCCTATTCTGGAAGTAGACGGAGTTATCATTCACCAGAGCCTGGCGATAGCAAGATACCTTGCCAGAGAATCAGGTAACATATTTGACAAATTTTTTGCCCTGTTCTGCACCAGCCTTtcatgttttggaaaaaatacatccaatcacagcaaaaacagaagcaaacagctTGACAAGCCCAACCAGGCAGAAGGATTTCTGCAGGACACTGGAGCTGTATGACAGAATTTAGAGCCACTCAAATGTCaaatagagaataaaaaaacaaacaaacaaaaagcacgGTTCAAAGTAACAGTCTGCAGCATAAAGTGCTATGATGTTCAGTTGAAGTCACTTGGCAGAGCTTTGTATTTGCACCATAGTTATGTACATTTAGAGGAAAACTCACAGATAATCCCCCTTTACATCTGAGTTTCCCTCTACATTAAATGCCTGGGCTTTGGTCTGACTTCCCCAGTGAACCAGCTTTATTCTCCTGTCTCTGCATGACAGAAAACCTGTACCTGTGACTCCGTATGGCTTTCAGGGTAGTTTTCCACACAGCTAAACTTTGAGCTGTCGTGCTAACCAGGAAACACCAGAGTGAGGAACCTTTGAAAGCACTAGAGATTATAACAGCCAGCAGACAGAGCGCTCTGAAGCAGATTTAGGCAACTATTCTGTGCTGGCAGAGAGATTAGATCAGATGGTGACTTCACTCATCTTTAAATACTACATGCTATGAAAGCACTCAACCGGCTAGATCAAGTGATATAAGACTCTTTAGTAACGTAAGTAATCAAAGAGAGTAGTCAGGGCTTGCTTTAGGTCAGCTAGCTGTCATTCAGACTCATCTGCAAAACTAGTCTGTCTGAAGGCAGATGTGTTGGTGGTGTGCTGAACGTCAGCAAACTGAAGACGGGCTGGGAAGTGAGTGctatcttacttttttttttttttttaaagtattctcaGTAAAGAGAGACAACCtgcctttcaaaatgtttccaaaatatCCCGTGTTTTCCATCTGAGGAAACAGGGAGAAGCACCCAGCACTATTCTCCAAAACGCTAGCACGACTTATTTTCACACATCTAGCAATACCATTGCTGCCAATTTCCTCCGTCTCTGATATGATCTACTACTTGCAAGGGAAGAGAATGACGAGCTTCCATGTGGTAATATGAGGCAGTGAAAAATGATGGGAAAGTCTTCTTTCCACCCACACCACCTCCCTGCCAGTCTCCTATCAGGATGCTGATCTGGAACCGTGCTCCTTTTTGCGCTCCTTTTACAGTCAGAAGTTCCCACTTAAACATTCCCCTGATGGCTTTTCCCATCCGACTGCAACAGAAGCATCCCTCTGGAAAATCCAGACCATGCTGCTTACGTGTCAGTGCAAAAAATAGATGATGCTGCTGTAACTTCCCTTCTTATGCTTGCTTCACACAGGGCTGGCAGGTCAGACTCCCGTGGAACAGGCCCTGGCTGATGCTATTGTGGACACCATCGATGATTTCATGACACTTTTCCCATGGGCAGAGAAAAATCAGGAGGTGAAAGTAAGACAATCGCTAATTTAAACAAAGATACCACTTAAGCCACAAATGTGTCAAAGCCACATACGTGTTCCTAGGCAGCTCCTCTGGAAAAACAGAGGCATGCCAACCCTTGGGTCCATCACCTCAGCTCACCCCAACAAAGCTGAGCTGGAGAACATCTGTGGTTCTTCCTCAAGAGTAACCAAGCCAAGGTCTTctgctcccacctcctcctcctccacctgaTTTTCACTCCCAGTGGAAGCAGTGATAGGTCATCATTAGCCTCCCCTCCCTGGTTCACCTTAAACTGAGGATGCCAGTTTAAGGTGAACCAGGGAGGGGAGGCTGATGAGCactttgatatatatatatgtatatatatatatatatatgtatatatctatcaatgtgtgtgtgtgtatatacatgcaCATCAAAATGCTCTTCAGAGGGGCAAGACAGGACACTCCCATTCCAGCCAGCACTGTACTACCTGTATCCTGTCACAGACTAAGCTGAAATCTACTTCTGCTAACTCCGCAGGACTAACAGCTCCATCCcatctacattttttatttctacatcttGATTTCTTCTTGACATTTAGCTAGTATCAGTCTTCAGTAACTGCAGCTGCCAGggacaaatgttttttaattaccagAGTAGCGTAAAGCAGTGGGTGCTGCTGAAAAGGTGAGGCTCGTGCCCTCACATCCCTCACTGTCACCACAACCGTGCTCTTCAGACCTTCTAGGCCCCGCCACTGTCCTCTCTGGTGCTTCTGCAAATACCAATGTCAAGGGTAATGCATGGCCATGGATACTTTAACACAGTCACAGGCAAGTCTTACAGCACTTGGGGTTTTTGGTATCTGTTTCTCTCGCTATATTCACTCACCATAACTGCAAATGCAAGCCTGCAGATTTGTTGCTCAAGCGACAGGGCGATGGATGAGTTAACTCCAGTGTTGCACTGGTTATGCACAGCTCTGACCCCAGCAGACCACCTGACCCTTTTAGAAAAGTGGTGTAACAGCACACATAACCATTAACCACCAATGCAGCCACCTCCCTCCAAACATTTCAGACTGAGTGGGATATTGTATTATAGAAAGCGTGAAagataaaatgctgaaaaaaaataaatcgaTGAAATTATATGACAGCTCTGAAAtcttgcagaaggaaaatgcatgtGGAAGTTTTAGTATTCAAAAATACCAATTACTTCATCGCCTAGTGACTTCTTGAAGTTTGCTAATACAGGGAGGGAAGCTTTGACTCATGACTTTAAAGCAACAGAGGAACAGCCACACTACTGCTAACGGAGCAGGGCAGAAGCACGGctgccacagagctgctgtcctGGTGTTCTGTCACGGGGAAGCTCTTGGCTGTGCCCCAGCTCGTCCCAAAGCATTGCTCCCAAACACAGGCCCAGatcacaccaccaccactgaaTGCAGAAGGGAGGAGAGGTCACAGGCAACCCTCGTGTGCCTGAGTGCACGTATGCTGCgagggtgtgtgtggggggggcaAAGATGATGTAAAACCTTGctgttctgtgtgtttctggTATTTCTGGCACTATTAATggttctccctttctcctcctgggTCCATTGCCACCACCTTGTGGTGGAAGTGCAGAGTACCGGAGACTTGTGAGCTAAAAAAATTTAAGTAACTTATTTAAGTAACTTACACATGGCAAAggagaaaagtcagaaaatttCCCTCTGTGACAGGAGGAACACCTTTCTTTCTGACACAATTTGAGTGATGTGTTATCGTACCTATccagtaacaagaaaaaaagaaagaaaatgaaaaccaggcAAAGTGAACATAGGTGGAAGGTGGAACAGATCACTGCCTTACTGACTACAAGATATAATACAGTGTAATAATATAGTCTTACATACCCACACATATTTTTGCAGGAGGTGgttgtacttaaaaaaaaaaaaaaaagctacagcaCAGGCTACAGCTACGACATTTCTGGACTGCAAACTTCTGGCTGTTACTTGCAGTAACAGCACTCAGTTACCGAGCTCTAAGACAGCATAAAGAGATGCCAAGACTTCAATCTGGTCTGCAGAAATAGTGGTTGTATTCCAGCCAGCATCTAGTCTGCTgccttttctaatttttattctttcttcattaaCCTGAATTTCAAAGCTGTTGAAATAACTCTGTTACTATACAGCAGTGCTTATTTAACCAATGTTGAGTGCATTCCTCCAAGAATAAGTCAAATATTAACTGCACAAACTGTACCACAGAGCAGACCAGATGATCACAGCAGATTGCAATCTCACTGGTTTCCATGCAGGTGgccagagaaaaagagaaatccttCCTTCTCCCAGGGAAACAGTTAACTCTTTATGAGCGGCCTCAAAACTTTCTGCTAggggaaacagcagagaaacacCACTGCTCAGTCTTATCCTGCATCCACTAACATGCAAATAAGGCAGGTACCCTTCAATACAGACCTTAGCCTTCAATACCACATATTTTAAGCAACCCAAATCTCGTTGTGTGGACAAAAATGGAGAATAACCCACTAACATAAATGATCAAAGATAAATCCAGCAAAAGCTCAAAAACCCGGTTGCATGCTTCACGTAAGAAGGTCTGGCAAAGACAAATAACTGGCCGAGATTTGACTGACAGCAGGAAAGACTTGGTTATGGGATTCTGGAAATTTGATAGCCTGTATAAGAAAAAAGCCCGTGAACTTCAGTCCCCAAAAGTCCAGCTTTATAGCTCAATTCTTCACAGATCTAGCGCAGAGCTCCTGCCCTGTTACTATGTGTAGACAAGTAGCATCACCATACATTGCCCCGTGGGAGCACTCAGCATCTTGCCCTTAGCATTAAGGGAGCAATGGGCTTGTCCCATGGCTCACCAAGTCAGAGCCTGGGTGTTGGGGCATCTAACACGCTTCACAGGTAATTACTTCAGTTTTCCTAAGCTATACAGTGCCCATTTGCTCATACTCAACTGACATTACACCTacctctgcttttatttatctaAATAACTGCTATGTCTGCTTTATTAATCCTTACTTGAATGTTAACACATTACTTCCTCCAAAGAGAAACGGGGAATACTTTAACATTTGGGCCAGACCAAATGATTCCACTGTcaccttttccagttttctctgtCCATCTCTCTCACAAGAAAGCCCCAAGAATTCAAttttgctggctgctgtgcttACCCATTGACGTGCACGTGCTTTGTTCTTCCCTCAGCAACAAGCATTTAATGACATCCTCACCAACAAAGCACCTGAGTTATTGAAAGATTTGGATACTTTCCTGGGGGATAACAAATGGCTGGTGGGGAAATCtgtaagtattatttttatttcttcctttccaacCAGACTGCCAGTAAAATGCCAATTGTTGGCTATTgctgaatttctgcattttactcCATCCCATGGTatcttctaaaaaaatatatttttcttactgataCACAATTGGTTGCTTAATTGCAAAGTGAATTTTGCCCATACCTTTAGAAAAGGCAAAGCAGGACAGATTTGCATTTGCCAAACCAGTTTCCATGTTGacacaaaactttttaaatgcctttgtACTAGTTAATAGAGATATGAGTTTAGAATTCTGCTTAGAGTCACTGCTcaatttaatatataaaaataagaaaaaaatcaagtactTTCTACAAATATTaactaatttttatttgttaagcTTTGCATTGTATCTAATTACTAGCTCTGTAGCCataaacttaaagaaaaaaagctcaaaacaGATCAAttcatgcttcatttttgtAGTTTGCAGAGACTATTAGTAGTCCCAGCTTTTGAGATTACCAATTAAAACTAACTGCGTTCTCCCCCCTTTCCACCAGGTAACATGGGCCGATTTCTATTGGGATGTATGCAGTACAACACTTCTGTCCTGCAAACCTGACCTGGCAGACAAGTACCCCAGGCTTTTGGCTCTCAGGGACAGAGTGCAAGCACTTCCTGCTATTGCAGCCTGGATCCAGAAGAGACCAAAGACGATAATGTAAATCAGTTGTccagtagaaaaacaaattaatgttttgattAAAACACTGCAAGCATCTTAAGTTATTAATTTTAGAATCATTTGAATTAATTTCATATGGGTATGCAATTCCAAATCAGAATCTATCACTTCTATTTTTGAGAGAATGCATCTAAAAAGCTGACTGAGTAGAGTAGAGCCTGAGGTAGAGGTGTAGCTCCAGCCATCTTTCCCTCACTGCTAATAAAGTGTTTCATCAATCCAATTAATGTTCTGGGGGTTCTCAAAGGGAggagaaatgaattttattgGACAGATGTAATctcaacaatattttttttttttttttttgactgtcaGTGCTGGAGGAAACCAGAATAAAGGAGAGTAGAAATGTTTGGGAGGGTTAAGGACACAGCCAATACAAAGAGGAACTACCCACTTTGTCAATAAACTTCACGCTTCTCAAACACTTGTTGTTCCTGTTACACCATTACAAACAatgcagctgcccagctgagccATTGCCCACACCAGTACTAGTTCTCCAGCTGCGAAAACATTCAATTGCTCAGTATCTCTTCTAGTAAAGGCAACAAACAATGGTGGCAAGGGTGAAAACAGGtgtagaacaaaacaaatgaataaacagTTTGTTCTTCCAGCATTGGGAAAAGTAGGTATGTGGAACTGCTAGCAACAGGGTGGGTTGTAGATGCAAGCAGTTTACCCAAACTCAAGGGGAGACAAGTGCTTGCAAGAGGGCTCCACTGTCTGTTTTAAGTAGATAAACCGCAATAGACTTGGGTAATCCTCTGGGCTGCGAATGAACAATACTGGAAAAGCACTTCCCCTTATGCttgcctcccccctcccccactGTGTTATTTCATGTAATTATATAAGTGACATAAACCAAGAAGTTCAGAGATTAAACAGGTATtggcagaaatgaaagcaaggtCCAACCTTAAGCAGAGATGCGTATTCACATCTACCTACTTTTGCAATTCCTTGCATTTTGTTGTAGCTCTTcacagatttttccttcttcagcttCCACTCTCTTCTTCAGCAATAGACTTCAGATTGCACTCTGGGTGGAAAGCTCTGTTTGGCAGTAACTATTTTTATAATCTATATTCTATCACAACTTTGATTCGAGTATAATGAATTTTCTACTATATTATCTACTACTGGATAAAGCCACACCAGGTCAAACAGAGCATTCCAGCTCATTTTAAAGCTGCCTCTTGGATTACACGCAAGGGGACATAACATGCAAGTTTATCAAACCCCATCCCACAATaaccacaaaatgaaaacattttgttaatcGATGGAATTTTATTTGAACAAATTGATACAAAACCAGTACAGTACATCAAGTAAACCGAAACAAGCAGAAACAGACTCGAGCATTGTCAAATAAGGCACATATAAAAAATCTACACGCATAATCCAGTGAAACAGACAgtcatttcatatatatatttggaggtagaaataattacaaaaatactgACAAATCTTAAGCAGTAGCAGATTTGTTAAAACAATTACTACTTAGGTCcccattttgaaaaatgtcctctaaaataatgttttttcagCATCTGATGTTGGCACATTtgtgctatttctgttttcaagcatCAGAAGAATGCTGTTGTGTTAAAAATTGTCAATACCACGAGGAATACAATGAAGAAACTATAAAAAGTTATAAATTTACATTATTGGTGACCATAAACTTTATGAACGAGTCCTTGGGGTACAACATTACCTTTATTCCTTGAATTCcacatttacattttagagGCCTAACGAGGCTTTTAATAATGTGGCTATATCTGCTGGAATGGTCCCTTCTTCTCCTGAAGGATAAAAACATGCATTAGTGTTTAtataaacagacaaaaatctaGAATACCAAAACTGTAGAAAATCCTCACTTGTAAGCATCTAGCATTGACTTGTGTGTCAGATTCCAAGAGCTCTTCCTGTCAAACTGCACAGTAAGTCAGCACAATACATCTTTCTAGTTTAATGTAAACCAAAATTGTCTTATCTCAACCACAgatcttgtttttcagaataataCATTTCAGTGATCTCCTTAACTCACTTAAGTGGACATAATTATGAGCAGGAGACTTACCCGAATCCGCTGCAGTCATATCTTGTTCTAACTTCAATTTCTGCTGGCTGATTTTGAGCATGGATTCTTCAATAGTCCCTTTACTGATCAGCTTTATGACTTTTACTTCTCTAAAAAACATAAGATAGTATAAATACACTGTAAAAGTTTCTCTGGATTAGTGCAAATGGGAAGGACTCATGCCTTTGCTCAGGTGGCAGTGGTTTAAAAACAAGGAGGTTAAAGGGCAATACTAGAActtctagtttttctttttggaccAACTGTGCTCCGTACTTCCAGAGAACTTCTTCCCTCCTACACTCAGCCACCAGAAGGGTCTATGTGGTCACAAAAACCTGTGCTAATAGAAACAACTGAACTTTTCTTTGTCCCATACTACTGTTAAAATATCTGTTACTGAACACATTCTATTGCCCACGACAACTTATTCTTTAGTGAGGATTCTAAAGCAGATGATTGATTCACTTTACAGGACAGTGTAGCATTTTAGAGCTTCGATATCTTTGGAAGATGACAGTTTTGCCAACCACTTCCAAAGACTTCAGATCTGCATTCAAATACACCAGTTTCTAGCACCACAAATTTAAGTTATAGAGAATTTGATAAAGGAGTAGGATGTAGTTAAGGTTCATTCTGTCTGCACCGCTTAATTGTAAGACAATTACTGCTTAAGTACTCTTAACTGTAAGACAACTATGCTCCCATGCAATCCAGAGCTGGTTTATGTAAGTGTCTGCttgaaatggaattttaaaatcaaaatattgtcCTCCTTTGAGAGCTTGcctccaagaaaaacaaacattataaTTAAGAAGTCTTACCTTGTCTGACCTACTCTATGGCATCGATCTTCTGCTTGCTTATCGTTGTATGGGTTG
It includes:
- the HPGDS gene encoding hematopoietic prostaglandin D synthase — translated: MPHYKLTYFNLRGRAEISRYLFAYSGKKYEDHRIEAADWPKIKPTIPFGKIPILEVDGVIIHQSLAIARYLARESGLAGQTPVEQALADAIVDTIDDFMTLFPWAEKNQEVKQQAFNDILTNKAPELLKDLDTFLGDNKWLVGKSVTWADFYWDVCSTTLLSCKPDLADKYPRLLALRDRVQALPAIAAWIQKRPKTIM